The following are encoded together in the Salvia hispanica cultivar TCC Black 2014 chromosome 6, UniMelb_Shisp_WGS_1.0, whole genome shotgun sequence genome:
- the LOC125197006 gene encoding uncharacterized protein LOC125197006, with protein MDESLIMDDVKKLCFVSLKIARCGMNKAGLTECIVRAVNSCHPHLHPVLYERPWRRTNRNPCENTSPLMKSNIDGTRVEPRYTLNLSVEGTRHGFVSPMDMMIVISYFK; from the exons ATGGATGAGAGCTTGATCATGGATGATGTGAAGAAGCTCTGCTTTGTCTCCCTCAAGATTGCGCGGTGTG GAATGAACAAGGCAGGACTCACGGAATGCATTGTTCGAGCTGTCAATTCGTGTCATCCTCATCTACACCCCGTGTTATATGAGAG GCCATGGAGGCGTACAAATCGAAATCCATGTGAGAACACGTCACCACTAATGAAGAGTAACATCGATGGTACCAGAGTCGAACCGAGGTATACCTTGAACTTAAGTGTAGAAGGGACTAGACATGGATTTGTCTCCCCAATGGATATGATGATTGTGATTTCTTACTttaaatga
- the LOC125197205 gene encoding auxin-responsive protein IAA31-like isoform X2, with amino-acid sequence MDDHLQLDLALSNTFNRNLPRNDEKKRRFDELFSDDEITSNKRTLPLLIWNDNRNLDCGCVDVEGDAVVGWPPVNSRMRKVAEHHRRESTAANYVTVDNGGGGGGGGGRLNSMYVKVEMEGIGIARKINLGIFGSYQALTAALMAMFGKRREMYKLTYRDKEGDWLLAGDVPWEFVRSVRRLKLLKKAW; translated from the exons atggaTGATCATCTTCAACTTGATCTCGCTCTCTCAAACACTTTCAATCGCAATCTGCCGCGAAATGATGAGAAGAAGCGGagatttgatgaattattCTCAGATGATGAGATTACCAGCAACAAACGCACATTGCCGCTGTTGATTTGGAATGATAATCGAAATCT GGATTGCGGATGTGTTGATGTGGAAGGGGACGCGGTGGTGGGGTGGCCGCCGGTGAATTCGCGGATGCGGAAGGTGGCGGAGCATCACCGCCGCGAGAGCACCGCCGCCAATTACGTCACGGTGGAtaacggcggcggcggcggcggcggcggcggaagaTTGAATTCGATGTATGTGAAAGTGGAGATGGAAGGGATTGGGATAGCGAGGAAGAttaatttggggatttttggTTCTTATCAGGCGCTCACGGCCGCGCTCATGGCCATGTTTGGCAAGC GTCGTGAAATGTACAAGCTCACGTATCGGGATAAGGAAGGCGACTGGCTGCTTGCTGGTGATGTACCTTGGGA ATTTGTTAGATCGGTGCGACGGCTAAAATTGCTGAAGAAGGCTTGGTGA
- the LOC125197205 gene encoding auxin-responsive protein IAA31-like isoform X1: MDDHLQLDLALSNTFNRNLPRNDEKKRRFDELFSDDEITSNKRTLPLLIWNDNRNLDCGCVDVEGDAVVGWPPVNSRMRKVAEHHRRESTAANYVTVDNGGGGGGGGGRLNSMYVKVEMEGIGIARKINLGIFGSYQALTAALMAMFGKRREMYKLTYRDKEGDWLLAGDVPWERFVRSVRRLKLLKKAW, translated from the exons atggaTGATCATCTTCAACTTGATCTCGCTCTCTCAAACACTTTCAATCGCAATCTGCCGCGAAATGATGAGAAGAAGCGGagatttgatgaattattCTCAGATGATGAGATTACCAGCAACAAACGCACATTGCCGCTGTTGATTTGGAATGATAATCGAAATCT GGATTGCGGATGTGTTGATGTGGAAGGGGACGCGGTGGTGGGGTGGCCGCCGGTGAATTCGCGGATGCGGAAGGTGGCGGAGCATCACCGCCGCGAGAGCACCGCCGCCAATTACGTCACGGTGGAtaacggcggcggcggcggcggcggcggcggaagaTTGAATTCGATGTATGTGAAAGTGGAGATGGAAGGGATTGGGATAGCGAGGAAGAttaatttggggatttttggTTCTTATCAGGCGCTCACGGCCGCGCTCATGGCCATGTTTGGCAAGC GTCGTGAAATGTACAAGCTCACGTATCGGGATAAGGAAGGCGACTGGCTGCTTGCTGGTGATGTACCTTGGGA AAGATTTGTTAGATCGGTGCGACGGCTAAAATTGCTGAAGAAGGCTTGGTGA
- the LOC125196138 gene encoding TBC1 domain family member 15-like, whose protein sequence is MLEPDAHDLADDADYAASIQQGPASITRNDSLGRNSHNDPEGAEVVYTKDNVAIHPTQAASERISGRLKLIKQGNALSMTWLPYKGQSSNARSEKDKNLYTIRAVPFSDIRSIRRHTPTLGWQYIIVVMSSGLAFPPLYFYNGGVREFLATIKQHVVLVRSADDANVFLVNDFENPLQRTLSSLELPRALTPMCESPTSSDPDKGELDKSSNIFQNGRKQKHHDPARDISIQVLEKFSLVTRFARETTSQLFGDSQYDSYPSNDRWKDGAVSPASKRITSSDDSPKVRDEVPVAADPVEMDKLSLVWGKPRQAPLGQEEWATFLDAEGRVMDSNSLKKRIFYGGIEHDLRKEVWRFLLGFHTYESTFAEREYLITVKQSEYETIKKQWQSISPEQAKRFTKFRERKGLIDKDVVRTDRSLEFYDGDDNPNVFLMRDILLTYSFFNFDLGYCQGMSDLLSPILYVMRDESESFWCFVHLMDRLGPNFNRDQSGMHSQLFALSKLVEVLDSPLHNYFKQNDCLNYFFCFRWLLIQFKREFEYDKTMRIWEVLWTHHLSEHLHLYVCVAILKRYRKKIIGEQMDFDTLLKFINELSGNIDLDSTLRDAEALCICAGENGAACIPPGTPPSLPIEDDSSAYPQLDDEIL, encoded by the exons ATGCTCGAACCTGATGCACATGATTTGGCGGATGATGCCGATTATGCCGCCTCGATTCAACAG GGCCCTGCAAGCATAACTCGGAATGACAGCCTCGGGCGAAACTCACATAACGACCCGGAGGGTGCGGAGGTTGTATATACGAAGGATAATGTGGCAATACATCCTACTCAGGCCGCTTCCGAGAGAATTAGTGGCCGATTGAAGTTGATTAAGCAAGGAAATGCTCTTTCAATG ACGTGGCTTCCTTACAAAGGGCAAAGTTCAAATGCGAGATCTGAGAAAG ATAAGAATCTTTATACTATCAGGGCTGTGCCGTTTTCAGATATTCGATCAATACGTAGACACACTCCAACACTGGGTTGGCAGTACATTATTGTAGTTATGTCGTCAG GATTGGCTTTTCCTCCACTTTATTTCTATAATGGAGGGGTCCGAGAATTTCTTGCAACCATCAAGCAGCATGTTGTTCTTGTCAG ATCAGCAGATGACGCCAATGTGTTCCTTGtgaatgattttgaaaatccTCTCCAG AGGACTCTGTCTTCATTGGAGCTTCCTAGAGCTCTTACTCCTATGTGTGAATCCCCCACCTCATCTGATCCAGATAAGGGTGAGTTAGATAAAAGCtcaaatatatttcagaatGGCAGGAAACAGAAGCATCATGATCCTGCACGCGACATTTCAATCCAAGTATTGGAGAAATTTTCACTTGTTACTCGATTTGCTCGTGAAACAACTTCCCAACTCTTCGGGGACAGCCAGTATGATAGCTATCCTTCTAATGACCGGTGGAAGGATGGTGCTGTGTCACCTGCATCTAAACGTATCACATCATCAGATGATTCTCCAAAAGTTCGTGATGAGGTTCCTGTGGCAGCAGATCCTGTAGAG ATGGACAAATTATCACTGGTGTGGGGAAAGCCACGTCAGGCACCCCTGGGGCAAGAAGAG TGGGCTACCTTCTTGGATGCAGAAGGGCGAGTGATGGATTCAAATTCTTTGAAAAAGAGAATCTTCTACGGAGGCATTGAACACGATTTGCGAAAAGAG GTTTGGAGATTTTTATTAGGATTCCACACCTATGAATCAACATTTGCTGAGAGAGAGTACCTCATAACAGTAAAGCAGTCGGAGtatgaaacaataaaaaaacagtGGCAG AGCATCTCTCCAGAGCAGGCGAAGCGATTTACAAAATTTCGGGAGAGGAAAGGCCTTATTGACAAGGATGTG GTGAGGACTGACAGGTCGCTGGAATTCTACGATGGGGATGACAATCCTAATGTGTTTCTCATGCGAGATATATTGTTGACGTACTCATTTTTCAACTTTGATCTTGGGTACTGTCAG GGTATGAGTGATCTTCTGTCGCCAATCTTGTATGTGATGAGAGACGAATCTGAGTCCTTTTGGTGCTTTGTTCACCTTATGGACCGTCTTGGACCTAATTTCAATCGTGATCAAAGTGGGATGCACTCTCAACTTTTTGCTTTATCAAAG CTGGTCGAGGTGTTAGACAGCCCATTGCACAACTATTTCAAGCAGAATGATTGCCTGaactatttcttttgtttccgCTGGCTACTGATACAGTTCAAGAG GGAGTTTGAATACGATAAGACAATGCGCATATGGGAAGTACTGTGGACTCACCATCTGAGCGAGCACCTACACCTATATGTCTGCGTTGCCATTCTCAAGAGATATCGCAAGAAGATTATCGGGGAGCAGATGGACTTTGACACTCTCCTAAAATTCATCAATGAATTGAGCGGTAATATTGACCTCGATTCAACCCTACGAGATGCTGAAGCCCTGTGTATATGTGCCGGTGAGAACGGTGCAGCTTGTATCCCTCCTGGAACGCCACCTTCGCTGCCAATCGAAGATGATTCCTCAGCATATCCCCAGCTTGATGATGAAATCTTGTAG